One genomic window of Candidatus Borreliella tachyglossi includes the following:
- a CDS encoding PBSX family phage terminase large subunit — protein MVDSYEFKSLRKEYLKDFNFDIASLFASSSNIDFEEFESAHLLPKQAEVLSSIESGNISKIILSGGIASGKTFLACYLFIKSLLANKDKYSKSNNNLILGNSQNSIEINVLGEMETICDLLHISFEKKKQNTTFVLIDGLRVNLYGGDKATDFKRLRGSNSSLMFINEATTLNRETIREALKRLRNGQEVAIFDTNPDFPTHFFKTDFIDKTEVYTTYNFTTYDNIKISKSFIETQETLYKDLPTYKARILLGEWVASGESIFTNINMVASYEFISPVCYIDPAFSIGGDNTAVCVLERSSDNKFYTYIYQDQRPVNDPYMLSMIKSIITTFNVNTLYIEDRDNTMGLGSVTKEFLNLRNNMNNYYRIAPIKPLSNKFNRVCCLITPFASGCMHILNFSSKSAINDIFLYKGDLSVHDDALDALANAYLLLTSSRSTKSTQFAKFRYL, from the coding sequence GAGCTTAAGAAAAGAATACTTAAAAGATTTTAACTTTGATATTGCTAGTCTATTTGCTAGTAGTTCTAATATTGACTTTGAAGAGTTTGAGTCTGCACACCTACTACCTAAACAAGCAGAAGTGCTTTCATCCATTGAGTCTGGTAATATTAGTAAAATCATCTTAAGTGGTGGTATTGCTAGTGGCAAAACATTCTTGGCTTGTTACTTGTTTATTAAGAGCTTGCTTGCAAATAAAGACAAGTATAGTAAAAGTAATAATAATTTAATTTTAGGTAATAGTCAAAACTCAATAGAAATAAATGTACTAGGTGAGATGGAAACTATATGTGATCTTTTGCATATATCCTTTGAGAAAAAGAAACAAAATACTACTTTTGTTTTAATTGACGGCCTGCGTGTCAATCTATATGGTGGTGATAAAGCTACAGATTTTAAAAGATTGCGGGGCTCTAATAGTTCATTAATGTTTATAAATGAAGCTACAACATTAAATAGGGAAACTATAAGGGAGGCTTTAAAGAGATTAAGAAATGGTCAAGAGGTTGCAATTTTTGATACCAACCCAGACTTCCCTACACATTTTTTTAAAACGGATTTTATTGATAAAACAGAAGTGTACACTACGTATAACTTTACAACCTATGATAACATCAAAATAAGTAAATCATTTATTGAAACACAAGAGACGTTATATAAGGATTTACCTACATATAAAGCCAGAATTCTTTTAGGGGAGTGGGTCGCAAGTGGTGAGTCAATCTTTACTAATATTAATATGGTTGCTAGCTACGAGTTTATAAGTCCTGTTTGCTACATTGATCCAGCCTTTAGTATAGGTGGTGATAATACCGCTGTTTGTGTACTAGAACGCAGTAGTGATAATAAGTTTTATACATATATTTATCAAGATCAACGCCCCGTAAATGACCCATATATGTTAAGCATGATTAAATCCATAATAACTACTTTTAATGTTAATACACTCTATATTGAAGATCGTGATAACACTATGGGTTTGGGTAGTGTTACTAAAGAGTTTCTTAATTTAAGAAATAATATGAATAATTATTACAGAATTGCTCCTATTAAGCCACTATCAAATAAATTTAATAGAGTATGTTGTTTAATTACTCCTTTTGCGTCTGGATGTATGCATATACTAAACTTTAGTAGTAAATCCGCTATAAATGATATTTTTCTATATAAAGGTGATCTTAGTGTGCATGATGATGCACTTGACGCCCTAGCTAATGCTTATTTACTACTTACTTCTTCAAGGTCAACAAAAAGCACTCAATTTGCTAAATTTAGATATCTATAA